A portion of the Glycine max cultivar Williams 82 chromosome 10, Glycine_max_v4.0, whole genome shotgun sequence genome contains these proteins:
- the LOC100804315 gene encoding transcription factor bHLH118 isoform X3, producing the protein MFPLQRGNELVIHFSNGLYPQHKISQDLIRDDQNIDQSPHVGYSDKKWRTSRPKKLFYHEAAATSHANSSNQEYAKKMVHREIERQRRQEMATLHASLRSLLPLRFIKGKRSISDQMNEAVNYINHLQKNIKELSDKRDKLKKKPSINSTPEGHENCKHVSSGFTIHQNSGGAVGIEISGFSEEEVPLSKLLKLVLEERLEVVSCLSTKVNGRLLHSLQCEVDNSDSVDLSELRRKFSNAQNHLIQ; encoded by the exons ATGTTTCCTTTACAACGCGGCAATGAGCTGGTAATCCATTTTTCTAATGGTCTCTACCCGCAGCACAAAATCTCCCAAGATCTCATTCGGGACGATCAAAATATCGATCAATCTCCCCATGTCGGCTATTCTGATAAAAAATGGCGTACAAGCCGcccaaaaaaactattttatcatGAGGCTGCAGCTACCAGCCACGCTAATTCTTCTAACCAAGAATATGCTAAAAAGATGGTTCATAGAGAGATTGAAAGGCAAAGGAGGCAAGAAATGGCTACCCTTCATGCCTCTCTTAgatcccttctccctcttcgCTTCATCAAG GGAAAGCGTTCCATATCTGATCAAATGAACGAGGCAGTGAATTACATAAATCACCTTCAGAAGAATATTAAAGAGTTGAGTGACAAGAGGGATAAGCTGAAGAAGAAACCCTCCATAAATTCCACCCCTGAAGGCCATGAGAATTGCAAGCATGTATCTAGTGGTTTCACTATCCATCAGAATAGTGGTGGAGCTGTGGGGATTGAAATTAGTGGATTCAGTGAGGAAGAGGTTCCACTTTCAAAATTACTTAAACTAGTGTTAGAAGAGAGACTTGAAGTTGTTAGTTGTCTTTCAACCAAAGTCAATGGCAGATTACTCCACAGTTTGCAGTGTGAG GTTGACAATTCCGACAGTGTAGATCTATCTGAGCTGAGAAGGAAATTTTCCAAT GCTCAAAATCATTTAATTCAATGA
- the LOC100804315 gene encoding transcription factor bHLH118 isoform X1, which yields MFPLQRGNELVIHFSNGLYPQHKISQDLIRDDQNIDQSPHVGYSDKKWRTSRPKKLFYHEAAATSHANSSNQEYAKKMVHREIERQRRQEMATLHASLRSLLPLRFIKGKRSISDQMNEAVNYINHLQKNIKELSDKRDKLKKKPSINSTPEGHENCKHVSSGFTIHQNSGGAVGIEISGFSEEEVPLSKLLKLVLEERLEVVSCLSTKVNGRLLHSLQCEVDNSDSVDLSELRRKFSNRVWVGTYKRLTENLLNRSCKYSWVSSTCMRRDSE from the exons ATGTTTCCTTTACAACGCGGCAATGAGCTGGTAATCCATTTTTCTAATGGTCTCTACCCGCAGCACAAAATCTCCCAAGATCTCATTCGGGACGATCAAAATATCGATCAATCTCCCCATGTCGGCTATTCTGATAAAAAATGGCGTACAAGCCGcccaaaaaaactattttatcatGAGGCTGCAGCTACCAGCCACGCTAATTCTTCTAACCAAGAATATGCTAAAAAGATGGTTCATAGAGAGATTGAAAGGCAAAGGAGGCAAGAAATGGCTACCCTTCATGCCTCTCTTAgatcccttctccctcttcgCTTCATCAAG GGAAAGCGTTCCATATCTGATCAAATGAACGAGGCAGTGAATTACATAAATCACCTTCAGAAGAATATTAAAGAGTTGAGTGACAAGAGGGATAAGCTGAAGAAGAAACCCTCCATAAATTCCACCCCTGAAGGCCATGAGAATTGCAAGCATGTATCTAGTGGTTTCACTATCCATCAGAATAGTGGTGGAGCTGTGGGGATTGAAATTAGTGGATTCAGTGAGGAAGAGGTTCCACTTTCAAAATTACTTAAACTAGTGTTAGAAGAGAGACTTGAAGTTGTTAGTTGTCTTTCAACCAAAGTCAATGGCAGATTACTCCACAGTTTGCAGTGTGAG GTTGACAATTCCGACAGTGTAGATCTATCTGAGCTGAGAAGGAAATTTTCCAAT CGTGTTTGGGTGGGCACTTACAAGCGCTTGACCGAAAACCTTCTAAACAGAAGCTGCAAATATTCATGGGTATCTTCTACCTGCATGCGACGGGATTCTGAGTGA
- the LOC100804315 gene encoding transcription factor bHLH118 isoform X2, whose protein sequence is MFPLQRGNELVIHFSNGLYPQHKISQDLIRDDQNIDQSPHVGYSDKKWRTSRPKKLFYHEAAATSHANSSNQEYAKKMVHREIERQRRQEMATLHASLRSLLPLRFIKGKRSISDQMNEAVNYINHLQKNIKELSDKRDKLKKKPSINSTPEGHENCKHVSSGFTIHQNSGGAVGIEISGFSEEEVPLSKLLKLVLEERLEVVSCLSTKVNGRLLHSLQCEVDNSDSVDLSELRRKFSNVIPSLRCSE, encoded by the exons ATGTTTCCTTTACAACGCGGCAATGAGCTGGTAATCCATTTTTCTAATGGTCTCTACCCGCAGCACAAAATCTCCCAAGATCTCATTCGGGACGATCAAAATATCGATCAATCTCCCCATGTCGGCTATTCTGATAAAAAATGGCGTACAAGCCGcccaaaaaaactattttatcatGAGGCTGCAGCTACCAGCCACGCTAATTCTTCTAACCAAGAATATGCTAAAAAGATGGTTCATAGAGAGATTGAAAGGCAAAGGAGGCAAGAAATGGCTACCCTTCATGCCTCTCTTAgatcccttctccctcttcgCTTCATCAAG GGAAAGCGTTCCATATCTGATCAAATGAACGAGGCAGTGAATTACATAAATCACCTTCAGAAGAATATTAAAGAGTTGAGTGACAAGAGGGATAAGCTGAAGAAGAAACCCTCCATAAATTCCACCCCTGAAGGCCATGAGAATTGCAAGCATGTATCTAGTGGTTTCACTATCCATCAGAATAGTGGTGGAGCTGTGGGGATTGAAATTAGTGGATTCAGTGAGGAAGAGGTTCCACTTTCAAAATTACTTAAACTAGTGTTAGAAGAGAGACTTGAAGTTGTTAGTTGTCTTTCAACCAAAGTCAATGGCAGATTACTCCACAGTTTGCAGTGTGAG GTTGACAATTCCGACAGTGTAGATCTATCTGAGCTGAGAAGGAAATTTTCCAATGTAATTCCATCACTTAGATGTTCTGAGTAA